In Caloramator mitchellensis, the genomic window TTATTAGTATTAAAACTATAATCATAAGACCAATTCTTTTAAATCTTTTCATTCTTCATCTTTCCCTTTAATTTTTTTATATCAAATAATTCAAACAAATTTTTAATCTCTGTATTTGCATTTTGATTTTTGTAAATTTCTAACTTTTCCTCATCAAGTTCTAAAAGTATTTTAATTTCATTATTTGTATTTGAAACAATATAAGGTTTTCCTGCAATTGTTACAACTGAAATAAAAGAGCTCTGGCTCAATGGAACCCTTTCATAAACTTTAATCAATCTTCCATTATTCATATTAGATAGATATTTTCCACCATACTTAAATGATATATATATTAATAATAATACTGCAGGGAGCAGTATTATTATTTTAATAAAACCTACAATAAAATTTCTTTCCATTAAATCACCTACTGTATCAATAAATCATAAAAATATACATTTGTTATTTTGTCTTTAGTTAGTAAATTATTAACGTTATCTCTTATTTCTTTTCTAATTGCTTCTACTTTATTTCCTTCAAATTCTTCAGATTTTTTGCTTCTAACTGTAGTAATTACTACATCTCTTATTTGAGGCATCTTTTCTGTTATTTCTCCTTCAAGCTTAGAGTTAGTATAAGCCAAGAATATTTTTACTTTTATATATGTCCTCATGCCTTCATCATTAAGGTTAACAACTAATTCATCCATCGCCATTGTCTTTTCAGGAAGGACTTTGGTGGTGGATTGTTTATTTTTTACAAGGAGCATATAACCAACAAATCCTCCAGCTATCAATACTAATACAAGAAGAACTATAATTATAATGAGCAGTTTTGATGCACCTTTATTTTCTGCCATACTATTTCTCTCCTTCACTCTTAGTAACAATCAAGATGTTAACTCTTCTATTCTTCTGCCTTCCTTCAGGGGTTGCATTTGAAGCGATAGGTCTAAACTCACCTGCCCCTACTGCTGTTATTCTCTCAGGGGATACCCCTTTGTTTTCAACTAGAAATCTAACAACCTTTACTGCTCTATCTGCTGATAGCTCCCAGTTGCTTTGGAAATAACCTCTATTGATTGGAACATTGTCAGTATGACCTTCAACAACGATCTCATTGTTAAAAACGCTTAGCAGCTGTGAAATTTTAGTCAATAACGGTAAACTCTCAGGTTTAATATCAGACCTTCCTGAATCAAATAGAATCTTTTCCTGTAATTCGATTACTACCCCTTTAATATCTTCCCTAACTGTAATTTTAGCTTCCAAATTGTTTTTTTGAACAAATTCCTTAACTTGATTATAAACTTTTTGCGTTTCTCCCTTTTGAACTTCCAAATTAACCTTACCAGGTTGCCTATCCTTAGTTTCAATTTCTACGCCAGGGTTGGAATTAACAGGAACCGGCCCTAAATTGCCCCCGCTGGTTATTACATTAGCATTCCCACCAAAAGCCTTTGCCATTGAAAACACAATCTGTTGAAATTTGACTGCATCCATTGTTGAGAAGGCATAGAGCAACACGAAAAAGCATAGCAACAAATTCATAAGATCTGCCCAAGTAGTAAGCCAACCTTCCGTGTTTATTTGTTTTTTAGGTGCTCTTTTTCTACTCATTTACAACCGCACCCTTTCCTACGTTTTCTTGTAACATTTTCAATCTCTCTTCTGGAGGTAGGAATGCTTTCAGCTTATCTTCTACAATTCTTGGGTTTACGCCAGATTGAATTGCAAGTATTCCTTCGAGCATCATTTCTTTTAATCCTACTTCGTCACCGCTTTTGCTTTCAAGCTTAGTAGCAAGTGGATTGAAGATGAAGTTTGCTAATACAGCACCATAAAATGATGTTATAAGAGCAACAGCCATATTAGGTCCAAGTGATGATTGATCTTGGAGATTCTTCAGCATAAGAATAAGTCCAATTAATGTTCCTATCATACCAAACGCTGGAGCCATTCCCGCCCAAACTCTTAAAACAGTTATAGCACTCTGATGTCTCTTTTCCATCTCAGTTATTTCAAGTTCAAGTATTTCTCTTATTATTTCCGGTTCAATACCGTCTACTACCATCTGAATACCGCTCTTGAGGAATGGGTCGTCAAGATTGGCGACCTCATCCTCTAGCGATAGTAAACCTTCTTTTCTTGCTTTTTTTGAGAGTTCAACAAATATATTAATTATTTGTGCTGGTGAAATCATTTTTTCAAAGAAGGCATTTCTTATTGCCTTCGGCAGATTCTTTAAGGCAGACATAGGAACAGAAATCATTACGGCAAAGAAGGAGCCAAAAATAGTTACAAATATAGATGCCAAATCATAAAATGTTGTAATCGCACCAATTATCGATGCCTGTCCCCAGATCATCCCAGCTATTATAACTAGAAAGCCTAGCACAAGGCCTATAATCGTTGATATATCGCTTTTCTTCATTCTATTACCTCCACCACTGGTGTCATGATTTTCTGCCTGAATTTGATTATTTTGTTTATTATTTCTTCTGGAGTATCCTTAACAACAAACTTTTTTCCATTTGTTGTTGTGATAACAGTGTCAGGTGTTATTTCTATTTTTTCAATTAAATCAGAATTAAGATAAAAATCTATATTATTAAATCCTGTAAGCCTAATCATAAATTATACCCCATTATCTCTTTAGATTTAGAAGTTCTTGAAGCATTTCATCTGAGGTAGTTATCGTTCTGGAATTAGCCTGGAATGCTCTGCTTGTTACTATCATGTCAGTAAACTGTTCTGCAAGGTCTACATTTGACATTTCTAAAAGTCCCTGTCTTAATGTTCCAAATCCAGAAGTCGCTCCAAGCCCCACTGAAGGTTCGCCGGAGTTTGAAGTATTTCTATAGGTATTACCACCCAATTTTTCAAGACCTGCCGGATTTTGAAAATTAGCAAGAGCAATTTTGCCAATAACTACTGTTTTATCTCCATAAATTCCTTTGATTGTTCCATCCTTATCTATTGAAAAGCTAAGTATTTTTTGGCTTTCTCCTGCATCATTCAATGCTTCAAATGGAATTACTATATTTCTTAGCTGCGATGCAGTTGTTCCGCTTCCTGGACTTATTTCTGGATCATAGGTTGGATCATCCGTAGTAACTGTAGGTGGATTTGTAGGGTCATAGACATCAGTTAGGAAAGTCGTATTATAAGTCCCCATAACATGAAATCCCTCAGATGTCACAAGATTTCCTGAAGAATCAAGCGTAAATGCTCCATCCCTTGTGAATCTTGTTTCAATTCCATCTGATATAATAAAAAATCCATTCCCTTCAATTGCAATATCAGTTGCCCTGCCTGTAGTTGATAAAGCCCCCTGATTCATATTTGTATCAATTCCTGCGACTGCAACACCCAAGCCAGCTTGCTTCGGGTTTGTTCCACCCTTACCGCCCGATGGTGCTGAAGCATTTTCAAGCGTCTGGGACAAGATATCCTTAAATGTAACCCTTTGTGCTTTAAAAGCTGTTGTGTTTACATTAGCGATGTTGTTGCCTATAACGTCCATCTTTATTTGATTGGCCTTCATACCACTTACTCCGGAATTTAATGATCTTAACATAATACTCCTCCTCATTTTATTTAGTCGTTTCAATCAGTCCACGACTGAGGCCTCCCATTAGGGTCCAGCCTAAATTATAATTGCACTATCTATATTTGTAAAAACATTTTCCTTTATGCTTTCTGAATCAATAGCTGTGATAACTGTATTGTTTTTTATACTGGTAAGAAAAGCTATATTGTTGCAAATTATTAGGCTTTCCTTGCCACCCTTTTCCTTTAATTTTCTAACAGCCATATTTATTTTGCTAATATCATCATCGCTCAAGTTTATATTTCTTGCCCTGAGCCTTTCGAGTGCATGCCCTGAAAATTTTACTTCATTTTTTTCATATCCCTCAAGTATTTTTGCAAAGTCAACAGCTCTCTCTATCCTTCTGTTTAAATTATTGTTTTCTTGAAGATTTATATTTTCAACTCTATTTATTGTCACTTACCTCACCTACACCTACAACATCATCGAGTTTAAATTTACCATCCTCAGTTATAATGTATACTTCATTTGCTTCAAGTTTGACACCATTAACATTTGTCTTAATTTCAGTATCATTTACATTTACATGAACATCTTGTCCTATTAGTAGGGTTCCTTCTGTTAGTTTTTGCGAAACTAATAGTTTTTGCAAGTTTACATTTAGATTTTGAGATTGTTCAAGCGCTGCAAACTGTGCCATTTGTGCTATATACTCAGTGTTATCCTTTGCATTTAAAGGGTCCTGATTTTGAAGTTGAACAGTTAGAATTCTTAAAAATGCATCTTTATCAAGGATGTCATTTTTCTTATTTGCCGTCAAATTTGTGTTGCTTCCAAAGACCTTTGTTATATCCATACTCACACCCCTTAAGCTATAATATTCAATCCATCCTGGTCATCAACAAGCTTGTCAAACTCAAACTGCTGCTCACTATAATTTTTATTTTGTCCATTTTGTTGTTTAAATCCATGTCCATTTCTTTCGTTTAAATTATCATTGTTAAGGTTAATAGTAACATTAGTTACAGTAACATTGTTGTTTCTTAACTCCTGCTTTAAGTTCTCAATCTGGCTCTGAAGTGCTGCTGCGACTTCTCTTTTATCAACGAGTATATTGCCCTTAACCTCTCCCTTTTCAAGAACTACCTTAACAGTTATTTCTCCTAAATCCTCAGGATTTAGTTTTACTCTAAGTTCTGTTATTTCAGGAAGTCTTAAGCTTCTAAATCTTTCAACGGCTATTTGAATTATCTCATTTGTCTTTTGTGGTGTGATAATTCTTTCAATTTCAGCTCTTAAGTCATTCTTATTCACTTCATTAGTGTTAGTTTTTATCGATTTAAGTTCAACATTTGCATTATTGAAGCTTATATCTTCATCAACCTGTGCTTCATTTTGAACGGCCTTATCATCATTGCTCCTCTTTTCTACAGCAATGTTTACTGCAGCTTTATCTGAGATTGTTTTTGTTAAATTATCATCACCAGAACGCAAATTTTCTTTTTTAATTTCACTAACTGATGAATCGTCATTTTGCATTTCAGGTTTTTCAATTATCTCATCATTTGGTATGCTCATCTTTACAGGCTCATTTTTATAATTATTTTCAACAATTTTCTGTAAGACTGTTATAAATTGATTTTTATCAACTTTATCAGAGCCTAAGATTCCATCGAGAAGTTCATTTATTTCCTTTAGATTTTCAGTTTGATTATAATTTTCAACTTTTTCTGTATTCATTAATAAACCTAAAAGTTTAATATTAATGTCCCTTATATTTACTATATTAACAAGTGAGTTTTCTGTATTAACTTTATCAGTTGATTCCACTTTGCTATTAATAATGTATTGATTCAGACTATTCACAAAAGCAATAATCTGGTTTAAAAAAGGCTCTATATTCTCCTGAGGCTCTTTTAAATCCTTGCTAAACTCAGTATCATTTGTCAACTTTTCAATTAGTTTTTCTAGTTTTGCAATTACATCTTTAACAAGTTCAACATCATCAGAATTATCTTCAAACTCTGTTGGATTGGCTATATCCTGCTGATTATGTTGGTTTTCAACTTTAATGCTGCTACTTGAGTTTGTTGGAACCTCTTTTGTAGAAACCTTATTTAACAAATCATCAAAATTTAGACTTGTCTTTTTATTATTCTTGTTTCCTGGCTTAAATTCAACCTTCAATGAATTGATTGCATCAACCTTCATAACTTCACCCCCTTTCGTGTCTTATATAGCTATAAAGAGCATAGTCGTCATTTAACTTTTGCTCTTTTTTGCCTTCCTCAAACAAAAATTCATCATATGCCTTTTCTTTAAGTTTTTCAATTATGCCTTTGTCCTTAGTTGCCTTTATGAGTTCTTCCCTTTTTTTATTTAGTTTTTCTTTTGCCCTGTTAATATTTTCTCTTTGGGATTCTATTCTTTGTTCAAGAAATTCCATAAATCTTGTATAATTCTGATACTCTACAACTGTTTTAAAATTCTTAGGTTTGAACAAATTTTGATCCTTTGTATTAATTAGTTCATTGAGTATTTTTTCTTGCTGTATATAATTTTGAAGTGCAGCAGCAAATTCCCTTTTTATTCTTTCTTCCACATCGCTTCTATAATCCAATACATTTTGAAGCTTAAATTTAAATTTCTCCATTTAATCACCTTCTAACCTATGCTTATAATCCTCTCATAGGTTGATTTAAAATCGTTGTGTTCAGTCATTCCCTGCCTTAGAAATGAATTCACTTTATCAATAAGTTGTATTGCCCTGTCTATTTTGGGATTGGAACCTTTTTGATAGGCTCCTATATTTATCAAATCCTCTGCATCCTTGTAGGTTGCAAGTATATCTCTTAACTCTGATGCCTTTTGTTTTAGTTTTTCATCAGCTATTTGTGGCATCAATCTTGATATACTTCCTAAAACGTCAATGGCCGGAAAATGATTTTTACTTGCTAGTTTTCTAGAAAGAACTATATGACCATCTAGTATACCTCTTGCAGCGTCGGCTATCGGCTCATTTAAATCATCACCATCTACAAGAACTGTATAAAATGCTGTTATAGTTCCCTTATCTGAATTTCCTGACCTTTCCATAAGCCTTGGTAGCATTGCAAATACAGAAGGAGTATATCCTTTAGTTGCAGGGGGTTCCCCTATCGTTAAGCCAACTTCTCTTTGAGCCATTGCAAAACGGGTAACCGAGTCCATCATAAGCATTACATTGAGCCCCTGGTCCCTGAAATATTCTGCAATTGCAGTTGCGGTAAAGGCACCTTTAAGCCTTAACAGAGGTGGCTGGTCTGATGTTGCAACTACAACAACTGATTTTTTCAAACCTTCTTCTCCCAAGTCTTGCTCAATAAATTCTCTAACTTCCCTTCCTCTTTCACCGATTAGACCTATAACATTAACATCTGCATCGCTGTATCTTGCTATCATTCCTAAAAGTGTGCTTTTTCCAACTCCACTGCCTGCAAATATGCCAACTCTTTGTCCAACTCCGACTGTCAAAAAACCATCTATTGCCCTAATTCCTGTCGACATTATCGTATCTATTCTTTTTCTTGTAAGCGGGTTTGGAGGGTCGTTGTCAAGCTTATACTCAGTTTCTGTTCTAAACTTTTCGCCATTCATTGGATTTCCAAGTCCATCTAACACTTTTCCAAGTAACTCCTGACCAACTTTAACATTCAAAGTTTTACCAGTAGCCTCAACCTGACAGCCAGGTGCGACTCCAGTTAAATCTCCAAGGGGCATAAGCAATACCCCTTTATCCTTAAATCCAACAACTTCAGAGTAAATAAATTTATTTAGACCAACATATATTTTGCAAACTTCTCCAACAAACGCTCTAATACCTTCTACTTCAATTGTCAATCCAACAACTTTTTTGACTTTACCAGTTAATTTTATCGAATCTAAACCTACCATAGCATCTCTTAACTTATTAAAATCAATTTCTAGCATCGTAATCATTCCTTAACAAATTTTGAAGAATCATATCAAGCTGAGTATCAATTCTTCCATCAACAAACCCTGATGGAGTTTCAGCATAAATATTGCCTTCTTCTATCGATGAATCTGCTAATAATATCAAGTCATTTGGATTTTCAACAAAAATTTCCAGTTCCTCCTTACGTCTTTTTAATAGACTGTAATCCTTTGGATTCACCTTGACTAATATTTGGCTCTTATCCATTGATTTCGATATTACTTCCCTTGCAATATTAAAGATGGCATCTGCATTAATCGAAAGCTCTGATTTTATAATTTGTTTTGCAATATCTACTGAAATAGCAATAATCTCCTTTTTCTTTTCTGCAATATAATTAGCAACTTCATCTTTTGCCATCTTAATATAGTTTTCGGCATTTTTTTTCATTTCTTCAGTTTGAATAGTAACTTCTTCCATTCCTTTTTTATATCCCTCTTGATAGCCCTGCATAAATCCGTCATTATATCCCTTTTCTGTTGAGTTTTTATAAACTTCCTGTAGTTTGATTTCAGCATCCTTAAGCATTTTTTCTGCTTTTGTTCTTGCCTCTTCTATTATAAAATCAGCTCTTTCAATTGCCTCATTAATTATCGAAGTGTTCATTTCTTCTTCATTAGTTTCATTAGCCATAATACCTGGAATACTTTTATTATTGATTTCAATCTGGGGCGGAGTAATTATCGCATCACCATTTATGTTTGTGTATTTTATTACTTTAGAGTATGATTGCATCGTCTCCACCTCTTGATACTATTATTTCTCCTGCTTCATCAAGTCTTCTTATAACCGCAACAATGCCCTGCTGTGCCTTTTCAACATCCATAAGTCTTACAGGTCCCATGAATTCTAAATCTTCCTTTAAAGATTGTGCTGCACGCTTTGACATATTGTTGAATATAATATTTTGAACTTCTTCTGAGGCACCCTTTAGAGCAAGTGCTAAATCCTTCTGGTCTACTTCTCTTAGTATGCGCTGTATAGAAGCATTGTCGAGCGTAATGATGTCTTCGAATACAAACATGCTTTCCCTGATTTTTTCTGCAAGCTCTGGTTGTTCTCTATCAAGCTCATCAAGTATTGATTTTTCTGTTCCTCTATCAACATTATTAATAATTTCAACAAGAGTTTGAACACCACCAATTTGTTGAAAGTCTGGCCTAATTACATTTGATAGTTTCTTTTCAAGTATATCTTCAACTTCTTCTATAAACATCGGTGAGGTGTTGCTCATTGTAGCAATTCTTTTGGCTACATCTGCTTGTAAATCCTCAGGAAGACCTGATAGAATTTGTGCTGCCTTATCTGGCTGTAAATAACAAAGTATCAATGAAATAGTTTGTGGATGTTCATTAATTATTACATTTAATAGCTGACTTGCATCGGCCTTTCTAGCAATACCAAAAGGTCTATACTGCTGAGTAATTTCAGAAACCTTATCAATTATCTCAATTGCCTTTTGTGTTCCAAGAGCCTTTGCAAGAAGAGTTTTTG contains:
- a CDS encoding flagellar biosynthetic protein FliO, with the protein product MERNFIVGFIKIIILLPAVLLLIYISFKYGGKYLSNMNNGRLIKVYERVPLSQSSFISVVTIAGKPYIVSNTNNEIKILLELDEEKLEIYKNQNANTEIKNLFELFDIKKLKGKMKNEKI
- a CDS encoding flagellar basal body-associated FliL family protein, with protein sequence MAENKGASKLLIIIIVLLVLVLIAGGFVGYMLLVKNKQSTTKVLPEKTMAMDELVVNLNDEGMRTYIKVKIFLAYTNSKLEGEITEKMPQIRDVVITTVRSKKSEEFEGNKVEAIRKEIRDNVNNLLTKDKITNVYFYDLLIQ
- a CDS encoding OmpA family protein, whose translation is MSRKRAPKKQINTEGWLTTWADLMNLLLCFFVLLYAFSTMDAVKFQQIVFSMAKAFGGNANVITSGGNLGPVPVNSNPGVEIETKDRQPGKVNLEVQKGETQKVYNQVKEFVQKNNLEAKITVREDIKGVVIELQEKILFDSGRSDIKPESLPLLTKISQLLSVFNNEIVVEGHTDNVPINRGYFQSNWELSADRAVKVVRFLVENKGVSPERITAVGAGEFRPIASNATPEGRQKNRRVNILIVTKSEGEK
- a CDS encoding motility protein A, which translates into the protein MKKSDISTIIGLVLGFLVIIAGMIWGQASIIGAITTFYDLASIFVTIFGSFFAVMISVPMSALKNLPKAIRNAFFEKMISPAQIINIFVELSKKARKEGLLSLEDEVANLDDPFLKSGIQMVVDGIEPEIIREILELEITEMEKRHQSAITVLRVWAGMAPAFGMIGTLIGLILMLKNLQDQSSLGPNMAVALITSFYGAVLANFIFNPLATKLESKSGDEVGLKEMMLEGILAIQSGVNPRIVEDKLKAFLPPEERLKMLQENVGKGAVVNE
- a CDS encoding flagellar FlbD family protein; its protein translation is MIRLTGFNNIDFYLNSDLIEKIEITPDTVITTTNGKKFVVKDTPEEIINKIIKFRQKIMTPVVEVIE
- a CDS encoding flagellar hook-basal body complex protein yields the protein MLRSLNSGVSGMKANQIKMDVIGNNIANVNTTAFKAQRVTFKDILSQTLENASAPSGGKGGTNPKQAGLGVAVAGIDTNMNQGALSTTGRATDIAIEGNGFFIISDGIETRFTRDGAFTLDSSGNLVTSEGFHVMGTYNTTFLTDVYDPTNPPTVTTDDPTYDPEISPGSGTTASQLRNIVIPFEALNDAGESQKILSFSIDKDGTIKGIYGDKTVVIGKIALANFQNPAGLEKLGGNTYRNTSNSGEPSVGLGATSGFGTLRQGLLEMSNVDLAEQFTDMIVTSRAFQANSRTITTSDEMLQELLNLKR
- a CDS encoding TIGR02530 family flagellar biosynthesis protein codes for the protein MTINRVENINLQENNNLNRRIERAVDFAKILEGYEKNEVKFSGHALERLRARNINLSDDDISKINMAVRKLKEKGGKESLIICNNIAFLTSIKNNTVITAIDSESIKENVFTNIDSAIII
- a CDS encoding flagellar hook capping FlgD N-terminal domain-containing protein; amino-acid sequence: MDITKVFGSNTNLTANKKNDILDKDAFLRILTVQLQNQDPLNAKDNTEYIAQMAQFAALEQSQNLNVNLQKLLVSQKLTEGTLLIGQDVHVNVNDTEIKTNVNGVKLEANEVYIITEDGKFKLDDVVGVGEVSDNK
- a CDS encoding flagellar hook-length control protein FliK, which produces MKVDAINSLKVEFKPGNKNNKKTSLNFDDLLNKVSTKEVPTNSSSSIKVENQHNQQDIANPTEFEDNSDDVELVKDVIAKLEKLIEKLTNDTEFSKDLKEPQENIEPFLNQIIAFVNSLNQYIINSKVESTDKVNTENSLVNIVNIRDINIKLLGLLMNTEKVENYNQTENLKEINELLDGILGSDKVDKNQFITVLQKIVENNYKNEPVKMSIPNDEIIEKPEMQNDDSSVSEIKKENLRSGDDNLTKTISDKAAVNIAVEKRSNDDKAVQNEAQVDEDISFNNANVELKSIKTNTNEVNKNDLRAEIERIITPQKTNEIIQIAVERFRSLRLPEITELRVKLNPEDLGEITVKVVLEKGEVKGNILVDKREVAAALQSQIENLKQELRNNNVTVTNVTINLNNDNLNERNGHGFKQQNGQNKNYSEQQFEFDKLVDDQDGLNIIA
- the fliJ gene encoding flagellar export protein FliJ, with the protein product MEKFKFKLQNVLDYRSDVEERIKREFAAALQNYIQQEKILNELINTKDQNLFKPKNFKTVVEYQNYTRFMEFLEQRIESQRENINRAKEKLNKKREELIKATKDKGIIEKLKEKAYDEFLFEEGKKEQKLNDDYALYSYIRHERG
- the fliI gene encoding flagellar protein export ATPase FliI, which translates into the protein MLEIDFNKLRDAMVGLDSIKLTGKVKKVVGLTIEVEGIRAFVGEVCKIYVGLNKFIYSEVVGFKDKGVLLMPLGDLTGVAPGCQVEATGKTLNVKVGQELLGKVLDGLGNPMNGEKFRTETEYKLDNDPPNPLTRKRIDTIMSTGIRAIDGFLTVGVGQRVGIFAGSGVGKSTLLGMIARYSDADVNVIGLIGERGREVREFIEQDLGEEGLKKSVVVVATSDQPPLLRLKGAFTATAIAEYFRDQGLNVMLMMDSVTRFAMAQREVGLTIGEPPATKGYTPSVFAMLPRLMERSGNSDKGTITAFYTVLVDGDDLNEPIADAARGILDGHIVLSRKLASKNHFPAIDVLGSISRLMPQIADEKLKQKASELRDILATYKDAEDLINIGAYQKGSNPKIDRAIQLIDKVNSFLRQGMTEHNDFKSTYERIISIG
- a CDS encoding FliH/SctL family protein, producing MQSYSKVIKYTNINGDAIITPPQIEINNKSIPGIMANETNEEEMNTSIINEAIERADFIIEEARTKAEKMLKDAEIKLQEVYKNSTEKGYNDGFMQGYQEGYKKGMEEVTIQTEEMKKNAENYIKMAKDEVANYIAEKKKEIIAISVDIAKQIIKSELSINADAIFNIAREVISKSMDKSQILVKVNPKDYSLLKRRKEELEIFVENPNDLILLADSSIEEGNIYAETPSGFVDGRIDTQLDMILQNLLRNDYDARN
- the fliG gene encoding flagellar motor switch protein FliG — translated: MPKDSSKLSGVQKAAILFISLGPEASAPILKKLPETEIQKITFEIANMPKVKREIKEEVLKEFVNLNKAKDYIIEGGFEYAKTLLAKALGTQKAIEIIDKVSEITQQYRPFGIARKADASQLLNVIINEHPQTISLILCYLQPDKAAQILSGLPEDLQADVAKRIATMSNTSPMFIEEVEDILEKKLSNVIRPDFQQIGGVQTLVEIINNVDRGTEKSILDELDREQPELAEKIRESMFVFEDIITLDNASIQRILREVDQKDLALALKGASEEVQNIIFNNMSKRAAQSLKEDLEFMGPVRLMDVEKAQQGIVAVIRRLDEAGEIIVSRGGDDAIIL